A single region of the Halorussus gelatinilyticus genome encodes:
- the glnA gene encoding type I glutamate--ammonia ligase, whose protein sequence is MTDGQIAASKESELTDAERDVLDKIDAENVDFVRLQFTDITGTVKNVSVPASQVEKAFEEGIWFDGSSIEGFVRIQESDMRLEPDPETFAILPWRTDGDTASARLICDVVNTDGTPFEGGPRQVLKSVLAEAEEMGYTVSIGPEPEFFLFEKDEDGKATTIPHDSGGYFDLAPKDLASDVRREIIFTLEQMGFEVEASHHEVADGQHEINFKYDDALTAADNIATFRAVVRAVAEQNDIHATFMPKPISAINGSGMHSHISLFDEDGNAFADEDDEFNLSETAYKFMGGVLDHAEAFTAVTNPTVNSYKRLVPGYEAPVYVAWSDVNRSALLRVPDAAGASSRFEIRSPDPSCNPYLALAVVIKAGLDGIENDADPGEPVREDIYEFDEEKRDEYGITTLPGSLDTALEALEEDDVVREALGDHVTEKFVEAKRADYADYKTHVSSWEKEKYLEKF, encoded by the coding sequence ATGACGGATGGACAAATTGCAGCCAGCAAGGAATCGGAGTTGACCGACGCCGAACGGGACGTACTCGACAAGATAGACGCGGAGAACGTCGATTTCGTTCGCCTCCAGTTTACCGACATCACCGGGACCGTCAAGAACGTCAGCGTCCCCGCCTCGCAGGTCGAGAAGGCCTTCGAGGAGGGAATCTGGTTCGACGGCTCTTCTATCGAGGGATTCGTGCGCATCCAAGAGAGCGACATGCGTCTCGAACCCGACCCCGAGACGTTCGCCATCCTCCCGTGGCGCACCGACGGCGACACGGCGAGCGCCCGCCTCATCTGCGACGTGGTGAACACCGACGGGACGCCGTTCGAGGGCGGCCCCCGCCAAGTCCTCAAGAGCGTCCTCGCCGAGGCGGAGGAGATGGGCTACACGGTCAGCATCGGCCCCGAACCCGAGTTCTTCCTGTTCGAGAAGGACGAGGACGGGAAGGCGACGACCATCCCCCACGACTCGGGCGGCTACTTCGACCTCGCGCCCAAGGACCTCGCCAGCGACGTGCGCCGCGAGATAATCTTCACCCTCGAACAGATGGGCTTCGAGGTCGAGGCCAGCCACCACGAAGTCGCCGACGGCCAGCACGAGATCAACTTCAAGTACGACGACGCGCTCACGGCCGCGGACAACATCGCGACCTTCCGGGCGGTCGTTCGCGCCGTCGCCGAGCAGAACGACATCCACGCGACGTTCATGCCCAAGCCCATCAGCGCCATCAACGGCTCGGGCATGCACAGCCACATCAGCCTCTTCGACGAGGACGGCAACGCCTTCGCCGACGAGGACGACGAGTTCAACCTGAGCGAGACCGCCTACAAGTTCATGGGCGGCGTCCTCGACCACGCCGAGGCGTTCACCGCCGTCACGAACCCGACGGTCAACTCCTACAAGCGTCTGGTCCCCGGCTACGAGGCCCCGGTCTACGTCGCGTGGTCCGACGTGAACCGCTCGGCGCTCCTGCGCGTCCCCGACGCCGCCGGCGCGAGTTCCCGGTTCGAGATTCGGAGTCCCGACCCCTCGTGCAACCCCTATCTCGCGCTCGCCGTCGTCATCAAGGCGGGACTCGACGGCATCGAGAACGACGCCGACCCCGGCGAACCCGTCCGCGAGGACATCTACGAGTTCGACGAGGAGAAACGCGACGAGTACGGCATCACGACGCTCCCCGGCAGTCTCGACACCGCGCTCGAAGCGCTCGAGGAGGACGACGTGGTTCGGGAGGCGCTCGGCGACCACGTCACCGAGAAGTTCGTGGAGGCCAAGCGCGCCGACTACGCCGACTACAAGACCCACGTCTCGTCGTGGGAGAAGGAGAAGTACCTCGAAAAGTTCTGA
- the thsA gene encoding thermosome subunit alpha codes for MGNQPMIVLSEDSQRTSGKDAQSMNITAGTAVAEAVRTTLGPKGMDKMLVDSTGEVVVTNDGVTILKEMDIEHPAANMVVEVSETQENEVGDGTTTAVVVAGELLEKAEDLLEQDIHATTLAQGYRQAAEKAKDILEEKAIDVDADDTEYLEKIASTAMTGKGAENSKEYLAELVVRAVQNVADEDGVDTDNVKVETVVGGSIDQSELVEGVIVDKERVHENMPYFVEDANIALLDDALEIKETEIDAEVNVTDPDQLQQFLDQEEEQLREMVDTLDDVGADVVFVDGGIDDMAQHFLAEKGIIAVRRAKSDDLSKLARSTGASVVSNVSDIEEDDLGFAGSVAQKDVGGDQRIFVEDVEEAKSVSLILRGGTEHVVDEVERAIEDSLGVVRVTLEDGKVVPGGGAPETELALELRDYADSVGGREQLAVEAFADTLEVIPRTLAENAGLDPIDSLVDLRSQHDGGKFESGLDAYTGEVVDMEEDGVVEPLRVKTQAIESATEAAVMLLRIDDVIAAGDLKGGQVDSDDGGDPGAGGPGGGMGGGMGGGMGGMGGMGGAM; via the coding sequence ATGGGCAACCAGCCGATGATCGTACTTTCCGAGGACAGCCAGCGCACCTCCGGAAAGGACGCGCAGTCGATGAACATCACCGCCGGGACCGCCGTCGCCGAGGCCGTACGCACGACACTCGGTCCCAAAGGGATGGACAAGATGCTCGTGGACTCCACGGGCGAGGTCGTCGTCACGAACGACGGCGTCACCATCCTCAAGGAGATGGACATCGAGCACCCCGCGGCCAACATGGTCGTGGAAGTCTCCGAGACCCAAGAGAACGAGGTCGGCGACGGGACGACGACCGCCGTCGTCGTCGCCGGTGAGCTCCTGGAGAAGGCCGAGGACCTCCTCGAACAGGACATCCACGCGACCACGCTCGCGCAGGGGTACCGACAGGCCGCCGAGAAGGCCAAGGACATCCTCGAAGAGAAGGCTATCGACGTGGACGCCGACGACACCGAGTACCTCGAAAAGATCGCGTCCACCGCGATGACCGGCAAGGGCGCGGAGAACTCCAAGGAGTACCTCGCGGAACTCGTCGTCCGTGCGGTCCAGAACGTCGCCGACGAGGACGGCGTGGACACGGACAACGTCAAGGTCGAGACCGTCGTCGGCGGTTCCATCGACCAGTCCGAACTCGTCGAGGGCGTCATCGTGGACAAGGAGCGCGTCCACGAGAACATGCCCTACTTCGTCGAGGACGCGAACATCGCCCTGCTCGACGACGCCCTCGAAATCAAGGAGACCGAAATCGACGCGGAAGTCAACGTCACCGACCCCGACCAGCTCCAGCAGTTCCTCGACCAGGAAGAGGAGCAGCTCCGCGAGATGGTCGATACGCTCGACGACGTCGGCGCTGACGTCGTCTTCGTGGACGGCGGCATCGACGACATGGCCCAGCACTTCCTCGCGGAGAAGGGCATCATCGCGGTCCGCCGCGCGAAGTCCGACGACCTGAGCAAGCTCGCCCGCTCGACCGGCGCGAGCGTCGTCAGCAACGTCAGCGACATCGAAGAGGACGACCTCGGCTTCGCCGGCTCCGTCGCCCAGAAGGACGTCGGCGGCGACCAGCGCATCTTCGTCGAGGACGTCGAAGAGGCCAAGTCCGTGAGCCTCATCCTCCGCGGTGGTACGGAACACGTCGTGGACGAAGTCGAGCGCGCCATCGAGGACAGCCTCGGCGTCGTGCGCGTCACCCTCGAAGACGGCAAGGTCGTGCCCGGCGGCGGCGCGCCCGAGACGGAACTCGCGCTCGAACTGCGCGACTACGCCGACTCCGTCGGCGGCCGCGAACAGCTCGCGGTCGAAGCGTTCGCCGACACCCTCGAAGTCATCCCGCGGACCCTCGCCGAGAACGCGGGTCTCGACCCCATCGACTCGCTCGTCGACCTCCGCAGTCAGCACGACGGCGGTAAGTTCGAGTCGGGTCTCGACGCCTACACCGGCGAAGTCGTTGACATGGAGGAGGACGGCGTCGTCGAGCCGCTCCGAGTCAAGACCCAAGCCATCGAGTCCGCTACCGAGGCGGCCGTCATGCTGCTGCGCATCGACGACGTCATCGCCGCGGGCGACCTGAAAGGCGGTCAGGTCGACAGCGACGACGGCGGCGACCCCGGCGCTGGCGGCCCCGGCGGCGGCATGGGTGGCGGCATGGGTGGCGGCATGGGCGGCATGGGCGGTATGGGCGGCGCGATGTAA
- the lrp gene encoding HTH-type transcriptional regulator Lrp, with amino-acid sequence MTYENLDAKLVNALLGDGRASLRSLAEDLDVSVTTVSNHLKDLEDEGIIDGYTPKVDYDALGYDVTAIIQLKVEGNALADVTENLRSHDQMISVYEVTGDYDIIAVGKFADTDGMNRGIKTLLNDPDIKESNTSVVLNAASEHEQFELDIEEK; translated from the coding sequence ATGACGTACGAAAACCTCGACGCGAAGTTGGTGAATGCGCTATTGGGCGACGGCCGAGCGAGTCTCCGGAGTCTCGCGGAGGACCTCGACGTGTCGGTCACGACCGTCTCGAACCACCTCAAGGACCTCGAAGACGAAGGTATCATCGACGGCTACACGCCGAAGGTGGACTACGACGCGCTCGGCTACGACGTGACCGCCATCATCCAACTCAAGGTCGAGGGCAACGCGCTCGCCGACGTGACCGAGAACCTCCGGAGCCACGACCAGATGATAAGCGTCTACGAGGTCACGGGCGACTACGACATCATCGCGGTCGGCAAGTTCGCCGACACCGACGGGATGAACCGCGGCATCAAGACCCTGCTCAACGACCCGGACATCAAAGAGAGCAACACCAGCGTCGTCCTGAACGCGGCCAGCGAACACGAGCAGTTCGAACTCGACATCGAGGAGAAGTGA
- a CDS encoding TrkH family potassium uptake protein produces the protein MGWDRRATCWNVGRALEYFSCITASLVTVSLAAGEYYAVPGVLGSALATFLAGVGFKRAGAPSETSDKALSYASAAAVWLVVGAFGALPFLSLAWTVALRPTLASAPPLSPTLAAFRSPTNALFEAVSGLTGTGLTVTRRESRLPATLQFWRSLLQWVGGVGIVVLVVSVFDSTGPLADYYENEIPVGEMELQPADPRAMLLAFSVVTLASIAVLWAVGMSAWAALNHGLSAISTGGFTITDASAAAYGVPVQVALMPIMMVGALPVPVYYLALRGDLREFYVDLQSRWLWVSLAVGSVAVTGLLAFDATYPSAQSAVLYGTFQFVSAMTCAGFGTASVGSWPTSALVVVTLGMFVGGAMGSTTAGIKVIRGLSLVEGTWHRVTNVFFPGGDTGYRDAAASESSYIGSIVTRHATTNYDDASFVTVLWFGTFVFGVLALAILMPDSVPFVRIVFDVASAVSAVGLSTGITDAGMPGSAKLTLVVVMWAGRLEVFPVLVLLRSLLVADDDTFDANGDPDD, from the coding sequence ATGGGGTGGGACCGGCGCGCCACGTGCTGGAACGTCGGCCGGGCGCTCGAGTACTTCAGTTGCATCACCGCATCGCTGGTCACCGTCTCGCTCGCCGCCGGCGAGTACTACGCCGTGCCCGGCGTTCTCGGGTCCGCCCTCGCGACGTTCCTCGCGGGCGTCGGGTTCAAACGGGCGGGCGCTCCCTCGGAGACCAGCGACAAGGCGCTGAGCTACGCGTCGGCCGCCGCCGTCTGGCTAGTCGTCGGGGCGTTCGGCGCGCTCCCCTTCCTCTCGCTGGCGTGGACGGTCGCGCTACGGCCGACGCTGGCGTCGGCCCCGCCGCTCTCTCCGACCCTCGCGGCGTTCCGCTCGCCGACCAACGCGCTGTTCGAGGCGGTCAGCGGACTCACCGGCACGGGTCTCACGGTGACGCGCCGCGAGAGTCGGCTCCCGGCGACGCTCCAGTTCTGGCGGTCGCTCCTCCAGTGGGTCGGCGGCGTGGGAATCGTCGTCTTGGTCGTGTCGGTGTTCGACTCGACCGGACCGCTCGCCGACTACTACGAGAACGAGATTCCCGTGGGCGAGATGGAGTTGCAACCGGCCGACCCCCGCGCGATGCTGCTCGCGTTCTCGGTCGTCACGCTCGCGTCGATAGCGGTCCTCTGGGCGGTCGGAATGTCGGCGTGGGCGGCGCTCAACCACGGCCTGTCCGCCATCTCGACCGGTGGGTTCACGATAACCGACGCGAGCGCGGCGGCCTACGGCGTTCCCGTGCAGGTCGCGCTGATGCCGATCATGATGGTCGGAGCGCTCCCGGTTCCGGTGTACTATCTCGCGCTCCGGGGCGACCTCCGGGAGTTCTACGTCGACCTCCAGTCGCGGTGGCTGTGGGTGTCGCTCGCCGTCGGGTCGGTCGCGGTCACGGGACTGCTCGCGTTCGACGCGACGTACCCGTCGGCCCAGTCGGCGGTCCTGTACGGGACGTTTCAGTTCGTGTCTGCGATGACGTGCGCCGGATTCGGGACCGCATCGGTGGGCTCGTGGCCGACCTCGGCGCTCGTCGTCGTCACTCTCGGGATGTTCGTCGGCGGCGCGATGGGTTCGACCACGGCGGGCATCAAGGTGATTCGGGGTCTCAGCCTCGTCGAGGGGACGTGGCACCGGGTGACGAACGTGTTCTTCCCCGGCGGTGACACCGGGTACCGAGACGCGGCGGCCAGCGAGTCGTCGTACATCGGTTCCATCGTCACCCGACACGCCACGACTAACTACGACGACGCGTCGTTCGTGACGGTCCTGTGGTTCGGGACGTTCGTCTTCGGCGTCCTCGCCCTCGCGATACTCATGCCGGACTCGGTTCCGTTCGTGCGAATCGTCTTCGACGTGGCCAGCGCCGTCAGTGCAGTCGGGCTTTCGACGGGCATCACGGACGCGGGAATGCCGGGGTCGGCGAAGCTGACGCTGGTGGTCGTCATGTGGGCGGGTCGGCTCGAAGTGTTCCCTGTCCTCGTCCTGCTCCGAAGTCTCCTCGTGGCGGACGACGACACGTTCGACGCCAACGGAGACCCCGACGACTGA
- a CDS encoding phosphatase PAP2 family protein, translated as MPGRGVGVTQALERLLAPWMRELFTLITQLGDAWFLFAAVAFVYWFGNRRRGAFALSAVLGALALTLALKGLFALPRPPVEVQIGHASGYGFPSGHAIGATVLWGLLALILERGSHRWRAIGAGAVVAVVATSRLVIGVHYVADVVVGIAIGLAYLAALLYVTDWSPSRGFVVAAGLALAGVATNGLTPDSVSAVAGVVGGGVTWSMLDARPSGAVHLPAALVGLAVLGGVGYVGHRLSLPLPAVFVLNALVPVGILVLPLAVERAKSGRSASPT; from the coding sequence ATGCCCGGACGAGGAGTCGGCGTCACGCAGGCACTCGAACGACTGCTCGCGCCGTGGATGCGCGAGCTGTTCACGCTGATAACCCAACTCGGAGACGCGTGGTTCCTCTTCGCGGCGGTCGCGTTCGTCTACTGGTTCGGCAACCGGCGGCGCGGCGCGTTCGCGCTCTCGGCGGTCCTCGGCGCGCTGGCGCTGACCCTCGCGCTCAAGGGACTGTTCGCGCTCCCGCGCCCGCCGGTCGAGGTGCAGATCGGTCACGCCAGCGGCTACGGCTTCCCGAGCGGCCACGCCATCGGCGCGACGGTTCTCTGGGGACTGCTCGCGCTCATCCTCGAACGGGGTTCCCACCGCTGGCGGGCCATCGGGGCCGGAGCGGTCGTGGCCGTCGTGGCGACCTCGCGGCTCGTCATCGGCGTCCACTACGTCGCCGACGTGGTGGTCGGCATCGCCATCGGACTGGCGTACCTCGCGGCGCTCCTGTACGTCACCGACTGGAGTCCGTCCCGCGGATTCGTCGTCGCCGCCGGACTCGCGCTGGCGGGGGTCGCCACGAACGGGTTGACTCCGGATTCGGTCTCCGCGGTGGCCGGCGTCGTCGGTGGCGGCGTAACGTGGTCGATGCTCGACGCGCGACCGAGCGGGGCGGTCCACCTGCCCGCCGCCCTCGTCGGTCTCGCGGTACTCGGCGGAGTCGGCTACGTGGGCCACCGACTGTCGCTCCCGCTCCCCGCGGTGTTCGTGCTGAACGCGCTGGTTCCGGTGGGAATCCTGGTGCTACCGCTGGCGGTCGAGCGCGCGAAGAGCGGTCGGTCGGCGTCGCCGACCTGA
- a CDS encoding helix-turn-helix domain-containing protein — protein MSLIAEFSLRSSELALSAALDAAPDVTVELEQQMATEFDVPVMMLWAFGGDFGRLETGLERDESVRESAAIEALGDRKLYRIRLDPDNLRPIYPLYQRLGASPMAATGSADGWERRVRFPDRDSVVEMRRCCAERDVTFRLRRLYTPGDGELEDEFGLSAEQRDALTTAEREGYFDVPRAIPLEALGEELGISGQSASERIRRGVSKLVSNTLLSDF, from the coding sequence ATGAGCCTTATTGCCGAGTTCTCCCTCCGGTCGTCGGAACTCGCGCTGTCGGCTGCGCTGGACGCGGCCCCGGACGTGACCGTCGAACTCGAACAGCAGATGGCCACCGAGTTCGACGTGCCCGTGATGATGCTCTGGGCGTTCGGCGGCGACTTCGGCCGACTCGAAACCGGGCTCGAGCGCGACGAGTCGGTCCGAGAGAGCGCCGCCATCGAAGCGCTCGGCGACCGGAAGCTCTACCGGATTCGTCTCGACCCCGACAACCTCCGCCCGATCTACCCCCTCTACCAACGGCTCGGCGCGTCGCCGATGGCCGCCACCGGGTCGGCCGACGGGTGGGAGCGACGGGTCCGATTTCCGGACCGGGACTCGGTGGTCGAGATGCGCAGATGCTGCGCCGAACGAGACGTGACCTTCCGACTCCGGCGACTCTACACGCCCGGCGACGGGGAACTCGAAGACGAGTTCGGCCTGAGCGCGGAACAGCGAGACGCGCTGACGACCGCCGAGCGCGAGGGCTACTTCGACGTGCCGCGAGCGATTCCGCTCGAAGCGTTGGGCGAGGAGTTGGGTATCAGCGGCCAGTCGGCCTCCGAGCGCATCCGACGGGGCGTCTCGAAACTCGTCTCGAACACGCTCTTGAGCGACTTCTAA
- a CDS encoding YihY/virulence factor BrkB family protein, with protein MPSLGNAVDVGRSVVEEAREQEITFLAASTAYYAFVSLIPLLLLAFVVVSFVAGEQFATQVVNRASGLLTATGEDQLRQFILNPQGQGGTTAIGLVLLAWSAIKVFRGFDEAFSAIYATDAKTGIADQVKDALLVLAAIGAGVVVVVLTGAATALFPQFPFVGVVTTLIQLVALVPVFLPLYVVFPDAGVSIREALPGAVVATVGWTILQVLFRIYAAASSTGPSQFLGTALLLVTWLYFASILVLLGGVVNVVLADRGSYAERTKESETDRIERKQRLLSRYMTDDESAPDIVELRDELRELRADVESFEEDIETRTVEKPEVESELKQYVRKRMRRGHARGWGPYLVLLYGTAMTLGAFFWLEEFWAIFAMSVVWLSTLGLYALMVMLGFGVGVLSLPGRVSDRIGNFRS; from the coding sequence GTGCCCAGTCTCGGAAACGCCGTGGACGTCGGTCGCTCGGTCGTCGAGGAGGCCCGAGAGCAGGAAATCACCTTCCTCGCGGCGAGTACGGCTTACTACGCCTTCGTCTCGCTCATTCCCCTGCTCCTGCTCGCCTTCGTCGTCGTCTCGTTCGTGGCCGGCGAGCAGTTCGCCACGCAGGTCGTCAACCGAGCGTCCGGCCTGCTGACGGCGACGGGCGAGGACCAACTGCGCCAGTTCATCCTCAACCCGCAGGGGCAGGGCGGGACGACCGCCATCGGACTGGTGTTGCTGGCGTGGAGCGCGATAAAGGTGTTCCGGGGGTTCGACGAGGCCTTCTCGGCAATCTACGCGACCGACGCCAAGACCGGAATCGCAGATCAGGTGAAAGACGCGCTGCTCGTGTTGGCCGCCATCGGCGCGGGCGTGGTGGTGGTGGTGCTGACCGGTGCCGCGACGGCGCTGTTCCCGCAGTTCCCGTTCGTCGGCGTCGTCACGACGCTGATTCAGTTGGTCGCGCTCGTTCCCGTCTTCCTCCCGCTGTACGTCGTCTTCCCGGACGCCGGCGTGTCGATTCGCGAGGCGCTTCCCGGCGCCGTGGTCGCGACCGTCGGTTGGACGATACTGCAGGTGCTGTTCCGAATCTACGCCGCGGCCTCCTCGACCGGCCCCTCGCAGTTTCTCGGCACCGCGCTCCTGCTGGTGACGTGGCTGTACTTCGCCAGCATCCTCGTCCTGCTCGGCGGCGTCGTGAACGTCGTCCTCGCCGACCGCGGCAGCTATGCGGAACGAACGAAGGAATCAGAGACCGACCGTATCGAACGCAAACAACGACTACTCTCCCGATACATGACCGACGACGAATCCGCTCCCGACATCGTGGAACTCCGCGACGAGTTGCGGGAGTTGCGAGCAGACGTCGAATCGTTCGAAGAAGACATCGAGACCCGGACCGTGGAGAAGCCCGAGGTCGAGTCGGAACTCAAGCAGTACGTCCGCAAGCGGATGCGTCGCGGCCACGCCCGCGGTTGGGGTCCGTATCTCGTGTTGCTGTACGGGACCGCGATGACGCTCGGAGCCTTCTTCTGGCTCGAAGAGTTCTGGGCGATCTTCGCCATGTCCGTCGTCTGGCTCTCGACGCTCGGGCTCTACGCCCTGATGGTGATGCTCGGGTTCGGCGTCGGCGTGCTGAGTCTCCCCGGCCGCGTCAGCGACCGCATCGGTAACTTCCGGTCGTAG